Proteins from one Triticum aestivum cultivar Chinese Spring chromosome 7A, IWGSC CS RefSeq v2.1, whole genome shotgun sequence genomic window:
- the LOC123154865 gene encoding transcription factor HEC2 yields MDFDTLNSHPEAQLELMNAMLQLEQLTALPDHAMPVTPSPCTQAPRHQFSSAPHTASANAGGAYHDPYSQLLNSAPYNGSHRRSEYTATSQPPPDGAGATGPAAMREMIFRIAALQPVNIDPDTVRPPKRRNVRISTDPQSVAARMRRERISERIRILQRLVPGGTKMDTASMLDEAIHYVKFLKTQVQSLERAAAANGHRAPPNGAAAAEAYQGLNGPW; encoded by the coding sequence ATGGACTTCGATACGCTGAACTCTCACCCGGAGGCGCAGCTGGAGCTGATGAACGCAATGCTGCAGCTAGAGCAGCTCACCGCGCTCCCTGACCACGCCATGCCGGTGACCCCTTCTCCATGCACGCAAGCCCCTCGTCACCAGTTCTCCTCGGCGCCTCACACGGCGAGCGCCAACGCCGGCGGGGCCTACCACGACCCGTATTCCCAGCTGCTGAACTCCGCCCCCTACAACGGCAGCCACCGTCGCTCCGAGTACACGGCGACGTCGCAGCCTCCACCCGATGGCGCTGGCGCCACGGGGCCGGCGGCCATGCGGGAGATGATCTTCCGCATCGCGGCGCTGCAGCCGGTGAACATCGACCCGGACACGGTGCGCCCGCCGAAGCGCCGCAACGTGCGCATCTCGACGGACCCGCAGAGCGTGGCGGCGAGGATGCGGCGGGAGCGCATCAGCGAGCGCATCCGCATCCTGCAGCGCCTCGTCCCGGGCGGGACCAAGATGGACACCGCGTCCATGCTGGACGAGGCCATCCACTACGTCAAGTTCCTCAAGACGCAGGTGCAGTCCCTGGAGCGCGCGGCGGCGGCCAacggccaccgcgcgccgcccaACGGCGCAGCCGCCGCCGAGGCCTACCAGGGCCTGAACGGGCCGTGGTAA